The Streptomyces sp. NBC_00236 DNA window CCTGGTAGCGCGGGGCCATCATCTTGTCGGCCTTGGGCAGGTTCACCCAGAGCTGGAGGCCGTGGAAGAGGCCGCCCGACATGACGAGGGACTCCGGCGGCGCCTCGATGTGGAGCAGCCCCGATCCGGCCGTCATCCACTGGGTGTCACCGTTCTGGATGGTGCCGCCGCCCCCGTTGGAGTCCTGGTGGACGAAGGTGCCGTCGATCAGGTAGGTCACGGTCTCGAAGCCGCGGTGGGGGTGCCACGGAGTGCCCTTCGGCTCTCCTGCGGCGTACTCCACCTCACCCATCTGGTCCATCATGATGAACGGGTCGAGGTGCTTGTAGTTGATCCCCGCGAAGGCGCGGCGGACCGGGAAGCCCTCGCCCTCGAACCCGCTCGGCGCCGTGGTCACGGCGAGCACGGGACGGGCCGCGGCGTCGCCGGCGGCGGCGACCTTGGGCAGGGTCAGCGGGTTTTCGACGGTCACTGCGGGCATGGGAGCCACCTCCGGGGGACTGTTCTGGAACCAATTTAGTTGAATGGTGAACATCCCGCAAGGCGCCATCCATTCCCGCGCGGTCCGGAGCGGCGGAATCCCCGGTCCGGAGCGACGAAAACCCCGCCGGAGCAGCAGAAAGGGGCCCGTACCGCCCAGCGGCACGGACCCCCTCCCGACGGCCTGCGATCAGCCGTACATGCGGCGCATCGCGAAGTCGACCATCTGCTCCACGGCCTTGGCGTCGAAGACCATGCGGTGCTCGCCCTCCATGTCCAGGACGAAGCCGTAGCCGGTGGGCAGCAGATCGATCACCTCGGCCCCGGTGATCACGAAGTACTTGGACTCCTTGCCCGCGTACAGCCTCAGCTCCTTGAGCGTGGTGAACATCGGGATCACGGGCTGCTGGGTGTTGTGCAGCGCGAGAAAGCCCGGATTGTCACCGCGCGGGCAGTAGACCTTCGACGTCGCGAAGATCTGCTGGAAGTCCTCGGCGGCCAGCGAGCCGGTCGTGAAGGCCCGTACCGCGTCGCCCAGCGAGGGCGGCGAGGGTTCGGGATACAGCGGCTGCTCGCCGTAGCCGCCACCCATCGGCTGCTGTGCGCCCTGGTTCTGGTCGTAGCCGTACATGGAGCAAAGAGTAATCGGACACATCCGGCCCTTGAGGGGTTGCGTCTTATTACTGACGGGTAGCATCATCGTAGAGGTCAGCTGATACGTCCGGGCCACCCCTGCACACGGGGCGCTGCGCGCCACTGCTATTGATTACGGAGCCTTCCCATGGGGCACTACAAGTCGAATCTCCGCGACATCGAGTTCAACCTCTTCGAGGTCCTCGGGCGCGACAAGCTGTACGGCACCGGACCGTTCGCGGAGATGGACGTCGAGACCGCGAAGAGCATCCTCGACGAGGTCACCCGCCTCGCGGAGAACGAGCTCGCCGACTCCTACGCCGACGCCGACCGCAACCCCCCGGTCTTCGACCCCGAGACCAACACCGCACCGGTCCCGGACTCCTTCAAGAAGTCGTACCAGGCCTTCATGGACTCCGAGTACTGGCGTCTCGGCCTCCCCGAGGAGATCGGCGGCACGACCTCGCCCCGCTCCCTGATCTGGGGTTACGCGGAGCTGCTGCTCGGCGCCAACCCGGCCGTGTGGATGTACTCCTCCGGCCCGGCGTTCGCCGGCATCCTCTTCGACGAGGGCAACGAGGCGCAGAAGAAGATCGCCGAGATCGCCGTCGAGAAGCAGTGGGGCTCGACGATGGTGCTGACCGAGCCGGACGCCGGTTCCGACGTCGGCGCGGGCCGCACGAAGGCCGTCGAGCAGGAGGACGGCTCCTGGCACATCGAGGGCGTGAAGCGCTTCATCACCTCGGGCGAGCACGACATGTCCGAGAACATCATTCACTACGTGCTGGCCCGCCCCGAGGGCGCCGGACCCGGCACCAAGGGCCTCTCCCTGTTCATGGTCCCGAAGTTCCACTTCGACTGGACCACGGGTGAGCTGGGCGAGCGCAACGGCGTGTACGCGACGAACGTCGAGCACAAGATGGGCCTCAAGGCGTCCAACACCTGCGAGATGACGTTCGGCGACCAGCACCCCGCCAAGGGCTGGCTGATCGGCGACAAGCACGACGGCATCCGCCAGATGTTCCGCATCATCGAGTTCGCCCGCATGATGGTCGGCACGAAGGCCATCGCCACGCTCTCCACGGGCTACCTCAACGCGCTGGAGTACGCCAAGGAGCGCGTCCAGGGCACCGACCTGTCGCAGTTCATGGACAAGACGGCCCCCAAGGTCACCATCACGCACCACCCCGACGTGCGCCGCTCGCTCATGACGCAGAAGGCGTACGCCGAGGGCATGCGCTCCCTCGTGCTGTACACCGCCTCCGTCCAGGACGCGATCCAGGAGAAGGAGGCCGCGGGCGAGGACGCGAAGGCGCTGCACGGCCTCAACGACCTGCTGCTCCCGATCGTGAAGGGCTACGGCTCCGAGAAGTCGTACGAGCAGCTGGCGCAGTCGCTCCAGACGTTCGGCGGCTCCGGGTACCTCCAGGAGTACCCGATCGAGCAGTACATCCGTGACGCCAAGATCGACACGCTGTACGAGGGCACGACGGCCATCCAGGGCCAGGACTTCTTCTTCCGGAAGATCGTCCGCGACCAGGGCGCCTCGCTCAACGCGCTCTCCGAGGAGATCAAGAAGTTCCTCGCGGGCGCCCAGGACAACGAGGAGCTGTCCGGCGCGCTGGACCACCTCGCGAAGGCCGCCGTGGACCTGGAGGCGATCGTCGGCACGATGATCACCGACCTCACCGCGACCGGCGAGGACGTCAAGAACATCTACAAGGTCGGCCTCAACTCGACCCGTCTGCTGCTGGCCTCCGGTGACGTCGTCGTCGGCTACCTGCTGCTGAAGGGCGCGGCCGTGGCCGCCGAGAAGCTGCCGACCGCCTCCCCGAAGGACGTCGCCTTCTACCAGGGCAAGATCGCCGCCGCGAAGTTCTTCGCCGCGAACATCCTGCCGGGCGTCGGTGCCGAGCGCGCGCTCGCCGAGGCCGTCGACAACTCCCTGATGGAGCTGGACGAGGCCGCGTTCTAGAAGCTTCCGCCCTCAAGACCGTCACCACGCACCGTCACCCGGACACGCTTTCGGGTGGCGGTGCTGTCGTCTGCGCCTTCTTCCCTATGATCGGACCTCGTTGACGAGGGGGAGGCCGGCGCATGAGCCGAGTGGACGGGCACAGGTACATACGGGGCGCGGCGGCCGGGGCGGTCCTGTTGCTGCTGGTCGCGGGCTGCGGCAGCGGGGACGACGGCGGCGGAGCCGCGAAGGCGCTCGGCAAGGCGGAGGTCTCCGCGGTCCTGCCCGACGCGAAGGCCATGCCGGGCTGGCGGACGCAGCTGGAGCCCGATGCCCAGGAGCCGGTCCGGGAGTACCCGCCGACGGTCTGCCTGACGAAGGACAAGGCGAAGCGCGCCACGGCCTGCGGCAAGATCACCTACTACGGCGTCGCCGCCTACGTGCGCAAACCCGACGTCACCTCGCTCAACTACTGGGTGCTCGCCTACCCGGACGAGAAGACCGCCGACACCGCCTATGACGCCATCGTCGAGTACTACGGCGGCGACCGGGTCGGCGTGGGCGCGGTGCCGGTGGACATCGGCGAACCGGGCGACGAACGCGAGGCCAACCGCGCCGGGATGGGCACCATGGGCGGGCCCGCCACCATCACCCAGCTCCGGGTCGGCACGACCGTGCTCGGCATCAGCACCGGGACCCAGGGCAAGAAGGCGGTTTCCGACCAGGAGGTGAAGGAGTTCGCCGCCGTGTTCGCCGAGCGCGCCCAGCAGGCGCAGAACGGCGAGAAGCCCTCCGCCGCCGTTGCCGGAGGATAGCGGTGGCCCCGGGGGCACTACGGTGAATCCTCCGGGCCGGGCCTGGTTAGAGTGAAGAACATGAGTTCCTCCCTCCGGTTCGACCGCGGCCACACCGACGATCTGATGGCCTTCCTGATGTCCGCCCCCTCCCCGTACCACGCCGTGGCGAGCGCCGCGGCGAGGCTGGAGAAGGCCGGCTTCCGGCAGGTCGAGGAGACCGCGGCCTGGGACGGGACGACCGGCGGGAAGTACGTCCTGCGGGGCGGCGCCATCGTGGCCTGGTACGTGCCGGAGGGCGCCGGGGCGCACACCCCGTTCCGGATCGTCGGCGCGCACACCGACTCCCCGAACCTCCGGGTGAAGCCGCTGCCCGACACCGGTGTGCACGGCTGGCGGCAGGTCGCGGTGGAGATCTACGGCGGCACGCTCCTCAACACCTGGCTGGACCGCGACCTCGGCCTCGCCGGCCGGATCTCGCTGAACGACGGCACGCATCGCCTGGTCGACATCGACCGGCCGCTGCTGCGCGTCCCCCAGCTGGCCGTGCACCTGGACCGGTCGGCCAACACCGACGGGCTCAAGCTGGACCGCCAGAAGCACATGCAGCCCATCTGGGGGCTCGGTGACGTCGCGGAGGGCGACCTCATCCGCTTCGTCGCCGAGGAGGCGGGCGTCGACGCCGAGGACGTCACCGGCTGGGACCTGATGACGCACCCCGTCGAGGCGCCGTCCTACCTGGGCCGTGACCGCGAGCTGGTGGCCGGTCCGCGCATGGACAACCTCCTGTCGGTGCACGCGGCCACCGCGGCGCTCGCCGCCGTCGCCGGGCAGCCCGACGCCGAGATCCCGTACATCCCGGTACTGGCCGCCTTCGACCACGAGGAGAACGGCTCGCAGTCCGACACCGGCGCGGACGGACCGCTGCTCGGCACGGTCCTGGAGCGCTCGGTGTTCGCCCGCGGCGGTACGTACGAGGACCGCGCCCGCGCCTTCGCCGGCACCGTCTGCCTCTCCTCGGACACCGGCCACGCGGTCCACCCGAACTACGCGGAGCGTCACGACCCGACGCACCACCCGGTCGTCAACGGCGGACCGATCCTCAAGGTCAACGTCAACATGCGGTACGCGACGGACGGCAGCGGCCGGGCCGTGTTCGCGGCGGCGTGCGAGAAGGCGGGCGTGCCGTGGCAGACGTTCGTCTCCAACAACGCGATGCCCTGCGGGACGACGATCGGCCCGATCACCGCCGCCCGGCACGGCATCCAGACCGTCGACATCGGCGTGGCCATCCTGTCGATGCACAGCGCCCGTGAGCTGTGCGGCGCCGACGACCCGCATCTGCTGGCCACCGCGCTGGCGTCGTTCCTGGCGGGCTGACGACACGCTCCGCCGGTCCCCCTGCCCCGATCGGGCAGGGGGACCGCTGTCATTGCGGGCCTGTCCGGAAGCGGCGGCGGTACTCGGTCGGGGTGGTGTCCAGCCTGCGGCGGAACGCCCTGACGAGGGTGTCCACGGTGCCGAACCCGCAGGCGGACGCGACCCGTTCAAGGGTGGCGTCCGTGGATTCGAGCTGGTTGCGGGCCCTCTCGACGCGGACCGACTCGATGTAGGCGTGCGGCGTCGTGCCGAGTTCGGTCTTGAAGATCCGGGTGAGCTGCCGGTCTCCGATGTGGCCGTACGCGGCGAGGTCCGCGACGGTGAGCGGTTCGGCGATGTTCCGCATGATGTAGTGCCGCAGGTCCTCGATGCGCCGGGTCGTGGAGACCTGTTCCAGCGGAACGCTGAACTGGCTCTGCCCGCTCGGCCGCTTCAGGTACATCACGAGCTGCCGGGCGACCCGCAGCGCGACGGCCTCGCCCAGATCGTCGGCGACGAGGGCGAGCGACAGATCGAGGCAGGCGCTGATCCCCGCGCCGGTCCACACGTCTCCCTCGCGGATGAAGATGGGATCGGCGTCGACCTCCACCAGCGGGTGGTCGTCGGCGAGTCGCTGTGCGGTCGACCAGTGCGTGGTCGCCCGCTTGCCGTCGAGGAGTCCCGCGGCGGCGAGGATGTGCGCGCCGACGCAGACGGACGTGACCCGGCGCGTGCGCCCGGCGAGCGCTTCCACCCGGCGCACCACGGCCGGGTCGGTGAGCGGGTGCACACGCCCCTGCCCGTCGGTCTCCACCGCTCCGGGCACCAGGAGGGTGTCGATACTCCTCGCCGCCAGGTCGTCGAAGGTGAGGTCGGGGAGGATCCGGACCCCGGCGGACGTGGTGACGGGGGCAGTCGTCTCGGCGGCCAGGACCACCTCGTAGCCCGCCGCTTCCGCCGCCTCACGGCGCGCGAGGGAGAACACCTCGGGCGGCCCGGTGACGTCGAGCAGGTCCACGCCGTCGAAGAGGACGATGACGACCAGCCGGTCAACGGTGCTCACGGGCCTCGCGCCTCCTGTTTCCGCTCCAGCCGGGGTGTCTGTTTCTGCAGGTTAGACGACATTGCCGACACGCGGAGCGTGTCTTAGCGTCGTAAGTGCGCCCACCGATCCGGTGGGACCGCGCTCCCCGACCGAAACCCAGGTGCCACAGTCATGCCCCGAACGACGCTGCGTCAGCTCAACGGCCTCGACGACACCCCCGCGAAGCTCGCCGAATCGACCCTCGTCCTCATCGACTACCAGAACACCTACACGACCGGTGTGATGGAACTGGACGGCTGGCAGGCCGCACTCGACGCCGGCGCCCGGCTCCTGGCACGGGCCCGCGAGGCGGGCACGAAGGTCATCCACGTGATCAACGACGGCGGGGAAGGGTCCGCGTACGACATCCGGGCCGAGATCGGCCGGATCCACCCGGCGGTCGCGCCCGCCGACGGCGAGACCGTCGTCGTCAAACAGGCACCGGACTCCTTCGTCGGCACCGACCTGGGCGAGCACGTCGACGCCGCGGGCCGGACCGACCTCGTCATCGCCGGGTTCATGACCCACATGTGCGTCCAGTTCACCGCGCAGGGCGCCTTCCTGCGCGGTAACCGGCCCACCGTCGTGGCCGACGCCTGCGCCACCCGCTCCCTGCCGGTCGCCGGCCGCGAACTCGACTCCGACCAGGTGCACCAAGGCGCCCTCGCCACCATCACCGACCTGTACGGGGTCGTCGTCCCGACGCAGGAGTCCCTGGCCTAGCGATATCCGCGGCGTCCGGCCCGTCCCACGCGGACGCCCCGGACCGGCGCCGGGGGCATGGCCGTTCCCGGACCGGGTACCCGTCTCGCACACGGCCCGGAGCTTCCGGCCGTCAAGGAGGCAGAACTCATGGGACTCGGAGGATGCATCATCCTCATCGGTGCAGGGGCGATACTCGCCTTCGCGACCGACTGGGAAATGGACTCGGTCAACGTCGACATGGTCGGCTGGATCATGATGATCGTCGGCATCATCGGTGTCTTCGTCTACGCGAGCGTGATGCGCCGGCGCCGCATGGTCGTGCCGCCCACCACCACCGTGGTGGGTGACGACGAACGGCGGCTGTGACCTGCGTGGGTGCGCCCCGCCGGGCGGGCGCACCCCTTGGCGGACAGGGCGGAACCCCCGATATTCTGGCCGCTTGTCCGTGACCCGGAACCGGGCGCGTCACGCCCGGGAATGGGAGAGCCGCTCGTGGAGTTCCGGTTGCTCGGCACCGTCTGCGTCGACACGCTGACCGGACCGCTGCCACTCGGCCCCGCCAAGCGCCGCAGCCTGCTCGCCGCACTGCTGCTGCGCGCCAACACACCTGTTTCCATGGCGCGGTTGACGGACTGCCTGTGGGACGACGACCCGCCCCTGCACGCCCGCACGGTCATTCAGGGCCATGTGTCCCGGCTGCGCGTCCTGCTGACGAGTGCGGACGCGGAGGCGTACGGGGTCGAACTGGCCACGCTCGGCGACGCCTACGTCCTGCGGGCGCCGGAGACCCTGCTGGACTCCCAGCGGTTCGAGGAACTGCTGATGCTGGCCCGGGAGCAGCGCAGCCCGGCCGACTCCGTGCTCATGCTGAAGGAGGCCCTGTCGTTGTGGCAGGGGCCCGCGCTCACCGGTACGTACGCCAGCGCGCCGCTCCAGGCTGCCGCGCACGCGCTGGAGGAGTCCCGGCTGGCGACGGTCGAGCAGCTGGCGCGCGCCTACGCCGTGCTGGGGGAGCACCACCGGGCGGCGGCGGTCCTGCGGGCCGAGGCCGACGCCCATCCGATGCGGGAGTCCCTCGCCGCGGCCCTGATGACGGCGCTGTACCGGTCGGGCCGGCAGTCCGAGGCGCTGGACCGCTTCCACCGCACGCGCCGGATGCTCGCCGACGAGCTGGGCATCGACCCGGGGCGCGAGCTGGCCGACGCGTACGCGCAGATCCTGCGCGGCGATCCGGACCCGGCGGGCGACCGGTCACCGGGTGACCTGCCCGATGTGCCCGAGGCCGACCGCGCGCCCGGGGCCCCTGACGGCGCCGGAACGGTCCCGGCACGCGCCGCCGTGCCCGACCCCGCCGCTCCGACCCGCGCCCCGCTCGTCCTGCCGCCGACGCACCCCGGCACCACGCCGCACCCCACCGACCTGCTGCCCCGCGCACCCCGCGGCTTCCACGGGCGCGGCGCCGAACTCACCGCGCTGTCCCGGGCCGCGGCCGGCGAGGCACCCGTCTGTCTGCTCACCGGACCGGCCGGGGTGGGCAAGACCGCGCTGGCCCTGCACTGGGCGCGCCGGTCCCCCGCGGCGTTCCCGGACGGGCGGCTCTACGCCGACCTGCGCGGGTTCTCCGACACCGGTGAGCCGACCCCCCTGGAAGTCCTGCGCGAGTTCCTGCTCGCGCTCGGCGTCGCGCCCCGCCGGGTCCCGGAGTCCGTCACCGGCGCCGCGGCGCTGTTCCGCTCGCTGACCGACCGGCTCAGCCTGCTCGTCGTCCTCGACAACGTCCGTGACTCCGCCCAGGTCAGGCAGCTGCTGCCGGGCGGCACGGACTGCGTCACGCTGATCACCAGCAGGCACCGGCTGGAGGGCCTCATCGCCTCGGACGCCGCCGTCCCGGTGCCGCTGGACGTGCTGGAGCCGCCGGACGGCACCGCGCTCCTGGCCGGGGTGCTGGGCGAGGAGCGGGTCGCCGCCGAACCGGTCGCGGCCCGGCGGCTCGCCGAGCTCTGCGGCGGACTTCCCCTCGCCCTGCGGGTCACGGCGGCCCGGCTGGCGGGACGCCCGCAGTGGACGCTCGCCGACATGGCGGACGAACTCGCCGACGAGCGCAGCCGGCTGACGTACCTCGCCGTGGAGGACACCGGGGTCTCCGCCGCGCTGCGGCTGACCGTGCAGCAGCTGCCGCCGGACGCCGTCCGCCACTTCACCCGGCTCGGCCACCACCCGGGCAGCCACTTCGACCCGTACACGACCGCCGCGCTCGCCGGCAGCGACCCGGTCGTCGCCGCGGCCGCGCTGGAACGGCTCGCCGCCGCTCATCTGGTGACCGAGGCCGGACCCGGGCGCTGGATACTGCACGACCTGGTGCGGCTCTACGCCCGCGGGCTCGACCCGGCGGCCGGGCCTGACGCGCTCCTCGGCGTGCTCGACCACTACATCGCCACCGCGCTGGCCGCCGCGGACACGGCCGAACCCGGCGGCGAGCCCTGCTTCGTGCTGCCGGACGACTTTCACCGGCCCGCCGCCGTACGGGACTTCACCGGCCGGGACGCGGCGATGGACTGGCTCGCGGCCGAGCGCGAGGACCTCTCCCTGGCCGCTGCCGCCGCCCGCACCGCAGGACTCGAGGACCGGGCCTGGCGGATCATCCTGCTCCAGTGGCCGCACGTGGTGTGGCGGGCACGGGACGGCTGGGCCCCGATGCTGGAACTGGCCCTGGCCGCGGCAGTCGCGCGAAGCGATCCGTACGCCGAGTCCCGGGTGCGCAATCTGCTGGGCTGGGTGCTGTCGGAAGAGGGCAGGACCAGCGAGGCCGTGGCCCTTCTGGAGCCTTCGCCCGGCCTCGCGCGGCAGGCCGGGGACCGGCTCGGCGAGGCGACGGCCCTGATCAACCTGGCGATCGTCCAGGCCGAACAGGGCGGCCTCGACGTGGCCATGGAGGGCTGCGGCCGGGCGCTGGAGCTGGCCAGGAAGGAACCCGACGCGCACACCGAGATGCTCGCCCTCCAGCACCTCGCCCGCATGCAGCTCACCGCAGGACGCCCACAGGACGCCCTGGACTCCGCCCGCGCCGCCTTCGAGCTGGGCCCCGAGCACGAGGAGGCGGCCCGCCGGGTGCTCCTGACGACCGTCAGCGGCGAGGCGCAGCTCGCCCTGGGCGCGGAGGACGAGGGAGTCCTGCTGCTGGACCAGGCGGCCACGGAGGCCGAGCGGGCCGGCTACGACGTGGGCGCGGTGCGGGCGCTGGAGGCGCTGCTGCGGGTCTCCTCGGGGCCGGAGTACGTGCGGCGGTACGAGAAAGCGGTCCGGCGGCTCGCCGACGACGGGTGAACGGCCCCGGGACCGACGGCAGGTGAAGGCCTGCGGGGGCGGGTGACGGTGAGGACGGCCGGGGCCGGGGGGTGGTCCCGCGCGCCCGTCCCGGGGCCGACGGCAGCGAAGACGGCCGGGGCGACGGCGGCGGTCCCGCGCGCCCGTCCCGGAGCCGACGGCAGCGAAGACGGCCGGGGCGGACGACGGTGGTCCCGCGCGCCCGTCCCGGTCGCGTCCTCTCAGCCCTGCTCGTCCGTCATCCCGGCCGACGCGCTCTCAGCCCCGCTCGTCCATGCCCGCGAGCACCAGCGGCAGCCGCGAGGCCCCTTCGGCGGTCACGGTGACGGGGACGCCCCAGTCCTGCTGGTGGACGTGGCAGGCCGGGTACTCGTTCGCCGGGTCGTCGTCGCAGGAAGCGGCCATCGCGGAGACGTGCAGGACGCCCTCGGTGACGCCCTCGGCGAGGACCAGGTCGCGGAAGAGGTCGGTGCCCGCGCCTTCGCCCGCGGCCAGCAGCTCCGGCGGCGTCGAGGAGACCAGCAGCCGGGTCGAGGGCCCGTAGCGGGTGTCCAGCTTCTGGCCGGCGGGCGCCTGGAAGACGACATCGAGCCGGAGCGTGCCCGGAGCGATCGCGGTCGCCGCGCGCTGGGTCCGGTGCGCCTGGTCGGCGACCCGTACCGCCTCCTCGGGCAGCCGCAGCCGGGTCAGCCGGTGCCGGGCGGACTCGACGACCACGAGGTCGCCGTCGACCAGCACGGCGTCGCTGGGCTCGCGCAGATCCGTGGCCAGCGTGGTGACCTCGTCGCTCGCCGGGTCGTAGCGGCGCAGGGCGTGGTTGTACGTGTCGCAGACGGCGACGGACCCGTCCGGCAGGGCGGTGACGCCGAGCGGGTGCTGGAACAACGCCTGAGCGGCTGCGCCGTCGCGGTGGCCGAAGTCGAAGAGGCCGGTGCCGACAGCGGTGTGCACGGCACCCCCGCGGTCGACGTAGCGCAGGGAGGACGTCTCCGAGTCGGCGACCCACAGCCGGTCCTCGGTCGCGGCGAGCCCGGACGGCTGGGCGAACCAGGCCTCCGCACCCGGCCCGTCGACCAGCCCTTCGTTGGTGGTGCCGGCCGCGACCCGGACGGTGCCGGCCTCGGGGTCGTAGGTCCACAGCTGGTGCACACCCGCCATGGCGATCCACAGCCGGCCGTCGAACCAGGCGACGTCCCACGGCGAGGAGAGGTCGACCTCGCGGGCCGCGCCACTGGTGGGGGCTCCCTGCCACCACTGGCGGCCGGTGCCCGCGAGGGTGGTCGTCACACCGGTCGTGAGGTCGAGGGCGCGGATCGCGTGGTTGACCGTGTCGGCGACGGCGATCCGCCCGTCGGGCAGCACTGCCAGCCCCTGCGGTTCGCTGAACCGGACGTCGTCGGGCCCGCCGTCCACGAGCCCGCGCTCGCCCGACCCGAAGTGACGCCGGACGCTCTCGCCGTCCGCGTCCAGTTCGACCAGACGGTGGCGGGTGGTGTCGGAGACCAGGAAGCCGCCGTCGGCCAGCAGCAGGGCCTTGCCGGGGAACCGCAGGTGCGTGGCCACCGGCTCGGGCGCCACATAGGGTCCGTCGCCGCGGCGCAGGGTGCCCTTCGCCGCGTGCTC harbors:
- a CDS encoding NHL domain-containing thioredoxin family protein, whose protein sequence is MATRARVRAPELIGKGGWLNTGDRQYTLADLRGRIVILDFWTFCCVNCLHVLDELRELEEKHRDTVVIIGVHSPKFVHEAEHQAVVDAVERYEVHHPVLDDPELATWKQYAVRAWPTLVVVDPEGYVVAQHAGEGHAHAIEKLVEELEAEHAAKGTLRRGDGPYVAPEPVATHLRFPGKALLLADGGFLVSDTTRHRLVELDADGESVRRHFGSGERGLVDGGPDDVRFSEPQGLAVLPDGRIAVADTVNHAIRALDLTTGVTTTLAGTGRQWWQGAPTSGAAREVDLSSPWDVAWFDGRLWIAMAGVHQLWTYDPEAGTVRVAAGTTNEGLVDGPGAEAWFAQPSGLAATEDRLWVADSETSSLRYVDRGGAVHTAVGTGLFDFGHRDGAAAQALFQHPLGVTALPDGSVAVCDTYNHALRRYDPASDEVTTLATDLREPSDAVLVDGDLVVVESARHRLTRLRLPEEAVRVADQAHRTQRAATAIAPGTLRLDVVFQAPAGQKLDTRYGPSTRLLVSSTPPELLAAGEGAGTDLFRDLVLAEGVTEGVLHVSAMAASCDDDPANEYPACHVHQQDWGVPVTVTAEGASRLPLVLAGMDERG